One region of Sulfurisphaera ohwakuensis genomic DNA includes:
- a CDS encoding FAD-dependent oxidoreductase, with the protein MSFDADVIIVGGGLSGLSAGITAVKEGLNVILLERGEYSGAKNVSGGRMYIHALQKLIPDALERAPLERPITKETYEFYCKNKKLIFSFEEKGKKNSYSVLRAKFDRWLASEAESLGLLISYSTLVTNAYRENGGITLETNRGTLRAPLVIDASGVTSVVFRYLGLRNFTPDKWMLGVKEIVKANVSLLEDEGEARTIVGLISGVKGGGFVYTNKDTLSVGMAVTFDSLPKSEVPAKDLVESFREKLGIEGEILEYSAHAIPYYGFKNLQQLYADNLIAIGDSAGFLINDGFTIRGMDLAIASGMIAGLAAKKIVEMKDFTKTNIYYDMLKESFVLKHLELAYSRFELINRGTTLNNYTEILCDLLSDMFTVTEDRKTLIEYALLKLKEKGISLTQAIRDMVSAVK; encoded by the coding sequence GTGAGTTTTGATGCTGACGTGATAATTGTAGGGGGAGGATTATCTGGGTTATCTGCTGGAATAACTGCAGTAAAAGAGGGTTTGAACGTTATACTTTTAGAGAGAGGGGAATATAGCGGTGCTAAAAATGTATCTGGAGGAAGAATGTATATTCATGCTCTTCAGAAATTGATACCAGATGCTTTAGAAAGAGCTCCTCTTGAAAGGCCTATCACAAAGGAGACTTATGAATTTTATTGTAAAAATAAGAAGCTAATATTCTCCTTTGAGGAAAAAGGTAAGAAAAATAGTTATAGTGTGTTAAGGGCTAAATTTGATAGATGGTTAGCTAGTGAAGCAGAAAGTTTAGGTTTACTAATATCCTATTCAACATTGGTTACAAATGCATACAGAGAGAATGGTGGAATTACGTTGGAAACTAATAGGGGTACCTTAAGAGCACCATTAGTAATTGATGCTTCTGGAGTAACATCGGTAGTATTTAGATATTTAGGTTTAAGAAACTTCACTCCGGATAAATGGATGCTAGGAGTGAAAGAGATAGTTAAAGCCAACGTTAGCCTATTAGAAGATGAGGGAGAAGCTAGGACAATTGTAGGTTTAATTAGCGGAGTAAAAGGAGGGGGGTTCGTTTACACAAACAAGGATACTCTATCTGTTGGTATGGCTGTAACTTTTGATTCCTTACCAAAATCAGAAGTGCCAGCAAAAGATCTGGTAGAAAGTTTCAGGGAAAAACTTGGTATTGAGGGGGAGATTCTCGAATATTCTGCCCATGCAATACCCTACTACGGTTTTAAGAATTTACAACAGCTATATGCTGATAATTTAATTGCGATTGGTGATTCTGCTGGTTTTTTAATAAATGATGGGTTTACAATAAGAGGAATGGACTTAGCAATAGCATCTGGAATGATAGCTGGGTTAGCAGCTAAAAAAATCGTGGAAATGAAAGACTTCACAAAGACGAATATATATTACGATATGTTAAAAGAAAGTTTTGTACTTAAACATCTAGAGTTGGCTTATAGTAGATTCGAGTTGATAAATAGGGGAACAACTCTTAACAACTACACCGAGATACTTTGCGATTTACTATCAGATATGTTTACAGTTACTGAAGATAGAAAGACCTTAATAGAGTATGCTTTGCTAAAATTAAAAGAGAAAGGAATAAGTTTAACCCAAGCAATAAGAGATATGGTAAGTGCTGTAAAATGA
- a CDS encoding ferredoxin family protein, whose amino-acid sequence MIPLLKRLGLNKYSVDPKPHIEVNTDICITCKDKPCTVSCPAGTYEAQPDGRIIAHYERCLECGGALVICPFGAIKFRFPEGGISYNYG is encoded by the coding sequence ATGATACCCCTACTTAAAAGATTAGGATTAAATAAATACTCAGTAGATCCAAAACCACACATAGAAGTTAATACTGACATATGTATTACTTGCAAAGATAAACCATGTACTGTATCTTGCCCAGCTGGTACTTATGAAGCACAGCCAGATGGAAGAATTATTGCTCACTATGAAAGATGTTTGGAATGTGGAGGAGCATTAGTTATTTGTCCCTTTGGCGCAATAAAATTTAGGTTCCCTGAAGGCGGAATATCATATAATTATGGTTAA